A single genomic interval of Candidatus Brocadia sp. harbors:
- the groL gene encoding chaperonin GroEL codes for MAAKQLLYDEDARKLLQKGIKQLADTVRVTMGPTGRNVILEKGFGSPSITKDGVTVAKEIELKNPFENMGAKMVCEVASKTSDVAGDGTTTATIFAEAIFNEGLKNVVAGANPMAIKRGIDKAVEVVVAELKKLSKPVKGRAEIAQVGTISANNDASIGNLLADAMEKVGKDGVITVEEAKGIETTLTVVEGMQFDKGYLSPYFITDAQNMEVVLEDAYILIHEKKISSMKDLLPLLEKIATSGKPLLIISEDVEGEALATLVVNKLRGVLSCAAVKAPGFGDRRKAMLEDIAILTKGRAITEDLGLKLESIGIEDLGRAKRITIDKDNTTIIEGAGKKADIQARITQIKNQIEQTTSNYDKEKLSERLAKLAGGVAVIHVGAATEAEMNEKKARVEDALHATRAAVEEGIVPGGGVAFIRTIPALDEARKKLKGDEKVGVDIIAKVLESPLRQIASNTGVDGSVVVEEVKELSTNMGYDANTGNYMDMFDAGIVDPAKVSRVALQNAASVAGLLLTTETIITELKEDEEEKEIEGSIH; via the coding sequence ATGGCAGCAAAACAGTTACTTTATGATGAAGATGCCAGAAAGTTGCTCCAAAAAGGGATTAAGCAGCTCGCCGATACCGTTCGGGTAACCATGGGCCCTACGGGAAGAAACGTGATCCTCGAAAAAGGGTTTGGTTCACCTTCGATTACGAAAGACGGTGTAACGGTGGCTAAGGAAATTGAACTAAAAAATCCCTTTGAAAATATGGGTGCAAAGATGGTTTGTGAGGTTGCATCAAAAACCAGCGATGTTGCCGGAGATGGTACCACCACAGCTACCATTTTTGCCGAAGCTATCTTTAACGAAGGTTTGAAAAATGTGGTAGCTGGTGCAAATCCAATGGCGATTAAAAGAGGTATCGATAAGGCTGTAGAGGTTGTGGTTGCAGAACTGAAGAAGTTAAGCAAGCCGGTAAAGGGACGTGCTGAAATTGCTCAGGTGGGAACGATTTCCGCTAATAACGATGCCTCGATCGGAAACCTGCTGGCCGACGCTATGGAAAAGGTTGGCAAAGATGGGGTAATTACTGTAGAGGAAGCGAAAGGAATTGAGACTACCCTAACGGTTGTAGAAGGTATGCAATTCGATAAAGGGTATCTTTCTCCATACTTTATTACCGATGCACAGAATATGGAAGTTGTCCTCGAGGACGCCTATATATTGATTCACGAGAAGAAGATATCCAGCATGAAAGATCTCCTTCCCTTGCTGGAAAAGATTGCCACCAGTGGGAAACCCTTGTTGATTATTTCGGAGGATGTGGAAGGTGAAGCACTGGCGACCCTGGTAGTAAATAAACTTCGCGGCGTATTGAGTTGCGCAGCCGTGAAAGCCCCGGGCTTCGGAGATCGGCGGAAGGCAATGTTGGAGGATATTGCCATATTAACGAAAGGACGCGCGATTACTGAGGATTTAGGCTTAAAGCTGGAAAGCATAGGAATTGAAGACCTTGGTCGTGCAAAACGGATTACCATTGATAAGGATAATACAACGATTATTGAGGGTGCTGGAAAGAAAGCTGACATACAGGCAAGAATCACTCAAATCAAAAATCAGATCGAACAGACAACCTCCAATTACGATAAAGAGAAACTAAGCGAGAGGCTCGCAAAATTGGCGGGTGGAGTGGCTGTTATCCATGTAGGCGCTGCTACTGAGGCTGAGATGAATGAAAAGAAGGCGCGCGTGGAAGATGCCCTGCATGCGACCCGCGCCGCGGTTGAAGAAGGCATTGTCCCTGGAGGCGGTGTAGCCTTTATCAGGACAATACCGGCTCTCGACGAAGCACGGAAAAAATTAAAAGGCGATGAAAAAGTTGGTGTAGACATCATTGCAAAGGTGCTCGAATCACCTTTACGTCAAATTGCTTCAAACACAGGCGTCGATGGCTCGGTGGTCGTTGAAGAAGTAAAAGAACTGTCGACCAATATGGGATACGATGCCAATACGGGAAATTACATGGATATGTTTGACGCAGGGATTGTGGATCCGGCAAAGGTATCGCGGGTTGCCTTACAGAATGCCGCTAGCGTTGCCGGGCTTCTGTTAACTACAGAAACCATAATTACCGAATTAAAGGAAGACGAAGAAGAAAAAGAGATTGAAGGCAGCATCCATTAA
- a CDS encoding co-chaperone GroES: protein MIRPLDDRVVIEPMEAEEKTPGGIVLPDTAKEKPMKGKVIAVGEGKMLESGKRAELLVKKGDKVLYGKYAGTEVTLDGKEYLVMRESDILAKIE from the coding sequence ATGATCAGACCATTAGATGATAGGGTGGTTATTGAACCTATGGAAGCTGAAGAAAAGACACCGGGTGGAATTGTTTTGCCTGATACAGCAAAGGAAAAGCCCATGAAAGGAAAGGTTATCGCTGTGGGCGAGGGAAAGATGCTGGAGAGCGGGAAAAGGGCAGAGCTTTTAGTAAAAAAGGGCGATAAAGTCCTTTATGGAAAGTATGCAGGTACCGAGGTTACTCTCGACGGTAAAGAATATCTGGTTATGAGAGAAAGTGACATTTTGGCCAAGATTGAGTAA
- the groL gene encoding chaperonin GroEL, whose product MAKQLTFNEEARAAIARGVIKLARAVKVTLGPRGRNAVLDKGYGSPTVTKDGVSVAEEIELKDPYENTGARLVREAASKTSDVAGDGTTTATVLTEAIFLEGLKCVTSGADPMALNRGMHKALDTVVEKLKEMSKKIKNQAEIASIGSIAANNDSEIGKMIADAMEKVGKDGVITVEEGKGLETSVDVVEGMQFDRGYLSPHFVTNPDSMEVEFKDPYILIYEEKISAIKGLVPLLEKIAKTGKPLVIIAEDVEGEALATLVVNKLRGTISCAAVKAPGYGDRRKAMLEDIAILTDGKAIFKDLGIQMESIDIRDLGRAKKVTIDSDNTTIIQGAGSTDAISGRIKQIRNEIDATTSDYDREKLQERLAKLAGGVAQIFVGAATESEMKEKKARVEDALHATRAAVEEGILPGGGVALLRAAEALSDLKLKGDEAMGVDIVKNALSAPAKQIFKNAGLEGAVVVRKILESKDKAFGYDAEKETYCNLIDAGVIDPTKVARSALQNAVSIAGILLTTECIITDIPKKEEKMPMPGGGMGGMGGMGGMGGMGGMGM is encoded by the coding sequence ATGGCGAAGCAACTAACCTTTAATGAGGAGGCAAGGGCTGCTATTGCCCGGGGCGTTATAAAACTTGCCAGGGCGGTCAAGGTTACCCTTGGACCCAGGGGAAGAAATGCCGTGTTGGATAAAGGATACGGAAGTCCAACAGTAACCAAGGATGGTGTATCTGTGGCTGAGGAGATTGAATTAAAAGACCCGTATGAAAATACAGGGGCCAGGCTGGTACGGGAAGCCGCTTCCAAGACCAGTGATGTTGCGGGTGATGGTACGACCACAGCAACGGTCCTTACTGAAGCGATATTCCTGGAAGGGTTGAAGTGTGTGACGTCCGGAGCAGACCCCATGGCGCTCAACAGGGGAATGCACAAGGCGCTGGATACGGTTGTGGAAAAATTAAAAGAAATGAGTAAAAAAATCAAGAACCAGGCTGAAATTGCAAGTATTGGTTCTATTGCAGCGAACAATGATTCAGAAATTGGGAAGATGATTGCGGATGCGATGGAGAAGGTAGGAAAGGACGGCGTCATTACCGTAGAAGAAGGAAAAGGCCTCGAAACCAGTGTGGATGTGGTAGAAGGTATGCAATTTGACCGTGGCTATCTCTCCCCCCACTTTGTTACTAATCCCGATTCCATGGAGGTTGAATTTAAAGACCCATATATCTTGATTTACGAAGAAAAGATATCTGCCATTAAAGGACTGGTTCCGCTACTGGAAAAAATAGCAAAGACCGGAAAACCTCTCGTGATTATTGCTGAAGATGTGGAGGGTGAGGCATTGGCAACGCTGGTTGTCAATAAGCTTCGAGGTACGATAAGCTGTGCGGCGGTAAAGGCCCCTGGATATGGTGATCGCAGAAAGGCTATGCTGGAAGACATTGCTATTCTTACCGACGGGAAGGCGATATTTAAAGATCTGGGTATTCAGATGGAAAGTATAGATATCCGTGACCTGGGACGGGCAAAGAAGGTTACCATTGATTCGGATAATACAACTATCATTCAGGGTGCTGGGAGTACTGATGCCATCTCCGGGCGAATTAAACAAATCCGGAATGAAATTGATGCAACGACGTCTGATTATGATCGGGAAAAGTTGCAGGAGCGTCTTGCGAAACTTGCGGGAGGCGTCGCCCAGATATTTGTTGGAGCGGCCACAGAGAGCGAGATGAAGGAAAAGAAAGCCAGGGTGGAAGATGCACTGCACGCCACAAGGGCTGCGGTTGAAGAAGGTATCTTACCTGGCGGCGGTGTCGCGTTGTTGAGGGCCGCGGAAGCCTTGAGCGACCTCAAACTTAAGGGTGACGAGGCTATGGGCGTCGATATTGTGAAAAATGCCCTATCTGCACCGGCAAAGCAGATCTTTAAGAATGCGGGACTGGAGGGGGCTGTGGTTGTCCGAAAGATACTGGAATCCAAGGACAAGGCGTTTGGCTATGACGCAGAGAAGGAAACGTACTGCAACCTGATTGATGCGGGTGTTATAGACCCGACGAAGGTAGCACGAAGCGCATTGCAAAATGCCGTAAGTATCGCAGGTATTCTATTGACGACGGAATGTATCATTACCGACATCCCTAAGAAAGAAGAAAAGATGCCTATGCCGGGAGGTGGCATGGGCGGCATGGGTGGCATGGGCGGTATGGGTGGTATGGGTGGTATGGGAATGTAA
- a CDS encoding biotin--[acetyl-CoA-carboxylase] ligase translates to MRQTNIKNNPLHNLHKQSRHGVILPSVQDRLIPEEIITGLRTKVVGSSVVTYERTTSTMDIAKKIARTGFKNGTVIFTEEQTRGRGRSGHSWCCPKYKGLLFTLLLAHNIQHDHLCLLTGTIAISITETIRETLQLPAEIKWPNDILIAGKKIGGVLVELERGFKKQSLFLIGIGLNVNITEKELPKQTRLPATSLAIENKGLIDRTLLARALLQDIDKWYSILRDEHFRYIADRWKELCVTVGEKLTITEGDTEYTGKVIDISNNGGLMLKLDSGQIKIFRGEHATIKYWRDIAPDR, encoded by the coding sequence ATGCGCCAAACAAATATAAAAAATAATCCCCTGCATAATTTACACAAACAATCAAGACATGGCGTCATATTGCCAAGTGTGCAAGACCGTTTAATTCCGGAAGAAATTATTACGGGATTAAGGACGAAAGTCGTTGGAAGTTCGGTAGTTACTTACGAGCGGACAACTTCGACAATGGATATTGCCAAAAAAATTGCACGCACGGGTTTTAAAAACGGTACTGTAATTTTTACTGAAGAACAAACTCGTGGAAGAGGACGCTCTGGTCATTCCTGGTGTTGCCCCAAATATAAGGGGCTGCTTTTTACTCTATTGCTCGCACACAATATACAACACGACCACCTATGCTTATTAACGGGTACCATAGCCATTTCGATTACAGAAACAATCCGCGAAACCCTCCAACTGCCTGCGGAAATTAAATGGCCCAACGACATCCTGATTGCCGGAAAAAAGATAGGTGGTGTATTGGTAGAGCTAGAAAGGGGATTCAAAAAGCAATCGCTATTTTTGATTGGAATTGGTCTTAATGTCAATATCACTGAAAAAGAATTACCGAAACAAACACGTCTTCCTGCAACATCACTTGCCATAGAAAACAAAGGATTGATAGATCGTACACTACTTGCAAGGGCATTGCTTCAGGATATCGACAAGTGGTATTCGATATTAAGGGATGAACACTTTCGGTACATTGCAGATCGGTGGAAGGAACTTTGTGTCACGGTAGGAGAAAAGTTAACCATTACTGAGGGTGACACGGAGTACACAGGTAAGGTTATTGATATTTCCAATAACGGCGGTTTAATGCTGAAGCTCGATAGTGGTCAGATAAAGATATTTCGCGGGGAACATGCCACGATAAAATACTGGCGAGACATTGCCCCGGACCGGTGA
- a CDS encoding ParA family protein, with the protein MRSIALLNQKGGVGKTTTTANLGACLAMLGKKVLVIDMDPQANLSVHLGIDIHNLKYSVYNLIKGECPPEDVVLNTSIQGLDIIPANIELAGAEIELVGVVGRETVLKEYLGQILDKYDYILVDCPPSLGLLTLNVLTFVHELFIPLQTEFFALQGVSKLLETYEVVRKRLNHDLEITGIIFCMYTSRTRLCNEVIGKIKEYPPLGDKAFNTIIRKNVKLSESPSHGKPVVSYAPDSHGSEDYMALAKEVVQQENSRK; encoded by the coding sequence ATGAGAAGTATTGCATTGCTTAACCAGAAGGGAGGCGTTGGAAAAACCACTACAACCGCAAACTTGGGTGCATGTCTTGCAATGCTGGGCAAAAAGGTATTGGTCATTGATATGGATCCGCAAGCCAACCTGAGTGTTCATCTCGGAATTGATATTCACAATTTGAAGTATTCCGTGTATAATCTCATTAAAGGAGAGTGTCCACCAGAAGACGTGGTTTTAAACACCAGTATTCAGGGTCTGGATATTATCCCTGCTAATATAGAACTCGCCGGAGCAGAGATTGAGCTGGTGGGCGTTGTGGGGAGAGAGACGGTACTAAAGGAATATTTAGGGCAGATACTTGACAAGTACGATTATATTCTCGTTGATTGCCCGCCTTCCCTTGGTTTGTTAACCCTCAATGTCCTGACGTTTGTCCATGAGTTATTTATCCCCTTACAAACCGAATTTTTTGCGTTGCAGGGAGTAAGTAAATTATTAGAGACATATGAAGTTGTCCGGAAAAGATTGAATCACGATTTGGAAATTACGGGAATCATTTTTTGCATGTATACCAGCCGTACCCGCCTTTGCAATGAGGTTATTGGAAAGATTAAGGAATATCCCCCGCTTGGGGATAAGGCCTTCAACACGATCATTCGAAAGAATGTAAAACTCTCAGAATCGCCCAGTCACGGCAAGCCGGTTGTTTCTTATGCGCCGGATTCGCATGGTTCTGAGGATTATATGGCGCTTGCAAAGGAAGTAGTGCAGCAGGAAAATAGCAGAAAATAG